Proteins from a genomic interval of Paracholeplasma manati:
- a CDS encoding MFS transporter: MQHTLKRKLAFASADIFGGGSFNIINFLYPGFLALTVGLSPYWIGLIMLIARIWDAVTDPLMGYISDRTSSKWGKRRIYLIFASPLVLVSMYLLFFPYNISDLGLRVTAVLTSYLLFTTVQTSVMIPYYSLSSEVSSDYQQRASYNSYRLGFSIFSSILCVAVPGIIVGLFDETIGYQVMSLSFGTLFFISVLLTGLYVQEEIQTKALVSKFNVKDMVKPLVLKPFRQYLGMFLVLQMSMAIMSGLFFFYVDFYITKDLTAAQEPTMVGLISAALMFSMQIVALPVYIKMIERKGKTFAYRFGAVLWIVTALFILIIPANINPVLLYLIAALMGFGISGPGLVPHTMYGDVVDAGQLYFNDRLDGQMSGFTNFINKVAQAVGLALVMALIGLAGFKERAPGADPILSQPDSAMNAIKFIMALAPLVFMTIGILISLKYKIDAKKQAEIKHAIEHPENQADVLASIQ, from the coding sequence ATGCAACACACATTAAAGCGTAAACTGGCTTTCGCTTCAGCGGACATTTTCGGTGGTGGTTCATTTAACATCATCAATTTTCTTTACCCAGGTTTTCTCGCATTAACCGTCGGTCTTTCCCCTTATTGGATTGGTCTAATCATGCTCATCGCGAGAATTTGGGACGCCGTTACGGACCCATTGATGGGGTATATTTCCGATAGAACCTCATCTAAATGGGGCAAACGTCGTATATATCTTATTTTCGCAAGCCCATTGGTCTTGGTTTCGATGTATCTTTTATTTTTCCCATACAACATCTCTGACCTTGGTTTGAGAGTCACAGCGGTATTGACCTCCTATTTATTATTTACCACCGTTCAAACATCTGTGATGATTCCTTATTACTCATTATCATCCGAAGTATCCTCCGATTATCAACAACGTGCAAGCTATAATTCATATCGTCTTGGTTTTTCAATTTTTTCATCCATCCTCTGCGTGGCTGTACCAGGCATCATCGTCGGTTTATTCGATGAAACCATCGGATATCAAGTGATGAGTTTATCGTTTGGAACATTGTTCTTTATCTCTGTATTATTGACGGGTTTATATGTCCAAGAAGAAATCCAAACCAAAGCCTTGGTGTCTAAATTCAATGTCAAAGACATGGTTAAACCGTTGGTATTGAAACCATTTAGACAATACTTAGGCATGTTCTTGGTCCTTCAAATGTCGATGGCGATCATGAGCGGATTATTTTTCTTCTATGTGGATTTCTATATCACCAAAGATTTAACCGCTGCCCAAGAGCCAACCATGGTGGGTTTAATCTCTGCAGCCTTGATGTTCTCGATGCAAATCGTGGCGTTACCAGTGTATATTAAAATGATTGAACGTAAAGGGAAAACCTTTGCTTATCGCTTCGGTGCGGTTTTATGGATTGTCACAGCGTTATTCATCTTAATCATTCCAGCCAACATTAACCCCGTATTGTTGTATCTCATCGCTGCGTTGATGGGCTTTGGGATCTCCGGTCCTGGTTTAGTTCCACATACCATGTATGGGGATGTTGTCGATGCCGGACAACTCTATTTCAATGACCGCTTGGATGGCCAAATGAGTGGGTTTACCAATTTCATCAACAAAGTCGCACAAGCCGTTGGCTTAGCCCTAGTCATGGCCTTGATTGGTTTGGCTGGCTTTAAAGAAAGAGCGCCAGGCGCAGACCCGATTTTATCTCAACCCGATTCTGCGATGAACGCGATTAAATTCATCATGGCGTTAGCGCCTTTAGTCTTTATGACGATTGGGATCTTGATTTCACTCAAGTATAAGATTGATGCGAAAAAACAAGCAGAGATAAAACACGCGATTGAACACCCTGAAAACCAAGCCGATGTATTGGCATCCATCCAATGA